CCTGGTTTATGTTATATTTGGTTCTTCCCGTCAGTTATCTGTTGGACCAACTTCTACAATTTCCATACTTGTTGGTTCTACACTGGGTTCTTTACTGATTGTAAATGCAGCTCAGTATCTCATGATGGCTTCACTGATAGCTGTAGCAGCAGGTATACTAGCATTCATCTCATGGACTTTTAGATTAGGATTCATAGTTAAATTCATATCAAAAACTGTTTTAACTGGATTTTTAGCAGGTATAGCATTATTTATTGCTTCTGGACAGCTTCCAAAACTATTTGGAATTACTGGAACCACAGGAAACTTTTTTGAGCGAATGTACTACCTCTTTATGCATATAGGTCAAACAAACCTCTATACTCTTGCCATTGGTGTGGGTGGGATCATATTCCTATATGTGGCCACTAAAAGGTTTCCTAAACTGCCCAATACACTATTTCTGGTTTTAGGATCAATACTTCTTATTACTTTGACCAATCTGGCTTCTTTAGGTGTTCACTTAGTGGGATACATTCCCCCGGGACTTCCAGGTGTAATTATTCCTGATCCCAATCTAATTGATATTAATGTTCTTTTGACACTGGCTGCTACTGTCTTTTTGGTAAGCTACATTGAGGGTTATTTATTTGCAGAGGAATATGCAGCTAAACACAGATATAAAGTTGATGGAAACCAGGAATTACTTGCTTTAGGATTATCCAACATTGCTGTTGGTCTTTTCCAGGGATTACCCATCGGGGGAAGTTTATCCCGTACAGCAGTAAACGAAGAAAGTGGTGCGAAAACACAGTTAGCTGGAGGAGTATCTGCACTGGTTATTCTTTTAGTCTTACTTCTTTTCACAGGCCTTTTCTATAACTTACCCGAAGCCATACTGGCAGCAATTGTACTTTATGTTATAAAAGCTCTGGTGGATATTCCACATTTAAAAACCATATATAAATTTAGTAAGATAGAATTCACTATTGCCATTGCAACACTATTATCTGTACTATTTTTAGGAGCGCTACAGGGAATTGTAATTGGTGTGATACTGTCAATAATGGGATTACTCAGAAACATGTACAATCCCGATGTTGTAATATTAGGACGTATACCTGGTACTGATCAGTTTTTAGATGTTAAACGCCATCCTGAAAGTGAAATAATATCCCATACCCTTGTTGTAAGAGTTGATGGATCCCAGATATTCCTTAATACAGACAGTGTAAAAAATACCATTATAGATCTTGTGGATAACAAATTTAAAGATACAAAATTATTTGTATTGGATTTTGAAGCTTCAGCATTCATTGATTACTCTGGAATCCAGATGTTGGAGGAATTAAATGACGAACTTAAGCTTCGAGGAATTAAAATTAAAGCAGCAAACATGCACGGACATCTAAGAGACTCCATAAGAAAATCCAGGCTCGAACAGGAAATAGTGGATTCTACAATCTGTTTAAGTATTGAAGATTGTATTGAAAAATGGGACACAGAAAATAAGAAATAAGTTTTAGAAGGATGTCACAAAATTAAAGTTTAAACCATTTTTTACATTTTGGACAGTAATTCTCTGTAACAAGAATGGTTCTATATTTACTCTGTTTTGGTTCTGAATTTTCATCTTTGGAACTTAAAGGACGAATAAATCTATTCATTTGACCTTTAAATCCGCAACGGGGACATTTGATATTTTCAGCCATTTTGCTTCAAAATTAAGTTAATTGGAACTATGATTTAATAGTTACTATTTTATTATTTTATTAAAAAAAGTTAATTAACATCCTTTGAGCTTTTCATATGAATTACCAAATATATACATAGGCCCAATAAACAGAGCTTATATTTGGTTCCCATTTCCTGTTTGATGTTTTTTTATCCGCCTAATTGGTTTATTATTTTTTGTAGTTGGGTTTTTAAATCTTCCATTACCTTATTATATTGCTTCAGATTATTGGCACTACTTCTCAAATCTTCAGCATATGCTTTATCGTCTCCATTTTCAAAGTCATTGGCACTTTTTTGATCTATAGCTGCTGATTCGTTTGTTAAAGACGTTAGGTTATTAGTGATACTTGATAGATTACTTATTTCATTAGCAAGAGTTCCATTTCCTATTAGTTTATATGCTAAAACACTGCTAGTATAAAAATTATTATAATCGGTAAAATTTTGATTTAAAAATCCTATTGGTGGAGAATTAAGATGTCGCATTTGATTAGCCATTTCGGATCTTTGGCTCTGAGACATATACTTCAATGAAGGGTTATTCTCAATAATATCTGCAGAATTTTCTAGATCATTAATAGTAGAATTATTATTTACTGGAAGTTGAGGCATTCCATTTAAATCATTTTTAAAACTATCTAGTTCCATTGGCATTAGAACATTTGTTACTGCAACATAAAACAATCCATAAATACCAATTATAGCTACTAAAATAATCAATATTGAAATCTTTTTGTTCATACTTTCACACCATTTATATCTCACTTTGATTGAAGTTTTGTTGAATATTCCATGGAAATTTGATTAAAGAGAATATTCATCATTATAAAATCATCTATTACATTTTAATTAAATAAATGTTTTCAAACAAATGTTATTCAGTGTTGATATGGAGTTAACATGGACAGATACATCAAAATTAGCATATTTGAATAAATTAATTTAGGTAATCCTTGAACCTAAAAGATATGATTCCTCCTAAAAAGATATAATTTATAATATTCAATACTTTATACAAGTAGATAATAAGTGGGGTTATCATCATTTTAATCCCCATTTTGAGTAATATATCTGATTGTAATTATTATAGAGAAGTATTTTCCAATTAAAATTAATAGGAGCCCTATAAATAAATCTTAGGGAATTCTAACTATTTTGTGAGTTTCTTAAAAAGGCTTAAATTTGATTAATAAAGTTTACGTTCTTTTCCAGGCTTAGTGAGAAAAACATTAAGTAAAGGAGGATCTCCATCTAAGCACATTTCAAATTCTAATATTGTTCCATCTGTAAATACAATTTTAGATTTATCATTTCCAAAATCGCATTCTTGAATTATTTTACCTTCAATTTTTGTTAACTTCATGATTATAATAATTGTTTTTTGTAACTGTTAAATTTTAGGTTTCATGAATATAACCAAATTTATTTGGGTAACCATGTTGAAACCAATTATCACTAAAACATAGTTTAGCGAACTATGTAAAAATACAATAAAATTTGTAAAATTAGTCAAATAGGTAGTCAAATAATAGTCAAATGTATAGTCAAAATGTTCTGAATCCTAATTTCAAGAATGATTGGATTATTGGATAAAATAACAGTTTAGTGTTTTAATATGGCTTTTATTGATTTTATCCATTTTTCATGAACTTCTTCATTATCAAGTCCAATTAATAGCTGTGCTGCTACATCTGTGTATAAACCAGTTAAAATCTGAGCTAATAAATCAGCATCTAAATCATTTCTAACACTGCCATTTTCCTGGTGATCCTGTATAAATATCTTCAATGATTCCAATTTTGATTTATAGGATTTCTGATTGATTTTTTTTATCTTTTCGTTTTGCTGTGATATTAATGTTACTTCAAAGGATAACTGCAATCCTGGTGATTCAACCATCATAACATATAATTCTTCGAGTACATCTATGAAATCTCGTCCTTTATAGGTATTTTTCAGATCTAAAATATTTTGACTGGACAATATCCATATTTCGTTTAGTATGTCTTCTTTACTTTGGAAGTAAGTGTATAATGTTCCCTTGCTAACACCTACTTCCTTGGCGATCTCATTCATTGTGGCTCCATGAAATCCATTTTTAGAGAAAACTTTGATGGAAGCCTTTAAAATATTAGATCTAGCTATTTCCTTGTAATCTGGTACAACTCTTGTCATTGTATCATTTATTGAACGATAGTATATTTAAAAGTATCTACATTAAATTTATTAACCATTAATACATATTAATTGACTGCCGGTCAACAAAATTATTTTATTCAAAAGGAGGGATAAAATGGCAGATTATGCATTGTTTGGTCTTAAGATATTGTTAATATTCTTCGTTGTGTATTCGTTGATCAAATTTTACGTTTTCTTTTTTATAAAGTACGAAAGAAGGCGTAAATTGCTTGATTCATCTTACAATGGGGAAACTAGTGCAACCAAAGTACAGGATATATTTCTCCTAGTTATGGCGTTAATTTTATTAGGTCTCCTGTTTATATCTGGAGGAATGCAGTATATCAGCTTCATTACTGGACTATTTGTTGGAATGTTACTTATTCAACTGTATTTCCACAGTTTTTCAAAGCCATTGAAAACAGAAGAATCACCAGAACCACCAATATCACCTATAAAAATAATGTCTTATGCAATAGAAGCAAGTCCTGGAAGAGCATGGAAGGAATTGGTAATTCTTACAGTCATATTGGTTTGGGCTCTGTATATGCTGCTGACAGCAGGTTTTGGTTTATAATCTATAAATACGAATATTAAAATATTCTACCAAATCCAAGACAATTAAAGCAGGAAGAAAACTTATTTTCCCATTTATATTTTTTAAAGCTTTAATTTAATCTGAATCTATCAGACTAATATTGCTGAAATAACTTGTGAATCATTTTTATTTTTTTATTTTAGTAAATTTATTCTGTGCTTAAAGAAATAAATAACAATTAATTGCTATCTAAATTTTTAGGGGTATTATATGGCAGAGTATAGATGTACTGTTTGTAATTATATCTATGATGAGGATAAGGAAGAGGATAAATTCGATTTTACCTGATGATTGGAGATGTCCAGTTTGTAATTCACCAAAAAGCGTTTTTGTGGTATTAGACGAGGAAAAAGAAGAATTATTAAATTGAACATAATGTTTCTGAAATAATCATCGAACAAATGGCAGAATGGGGTGTAAGATTTGTATTTGGAATACCTGGAACTTCAGCTTTAGGATTGGTTGATGCAGTAAA
This sequence is a window from Methanobacterium sp. SMA-27. Protein-coding genes within it:
- a CDS encoding SulP family inorganic anion transporter, encoding MKDFSSYLPITKWARSYNRDWLRPDIIAGITLGAFTIPEVIAFVSLANLPPEVGLYSALIALLVYVIFGSSRQLSVGPTSTISILVGSTLGSLLIVNAAQYLMMASLIAVAAGILAFISWTFRLGFIVKFISKTVLTGFLAGIALFIASGQLPKLFGITGTTGNFFERMYYLFMHIGQTNLYTLAIGVGGIIFLYVATKRFPKLPNTLFLVLGSILLITLTNLASLGVHLVGYIPPGLPGVIIPDPNLIDINVLLTLAATVFLVSYIEGYLFAEEYAAKHRYKVDGNQELLALGLSNIAVGLFQGLPIGGSLSRTAVNEESGAKTQLAGGVSALVILLVLLLFTGLFYNLPEAILAAIVLYVIKALVDIPHLKTIYKFSKIEFTIAIATLLSVLFLGALQGIVIGVILSIMGLLRNMYNPDVVILGRIPGTDQFLDVKRHPESEIISHTLVVRVDGSQIFLNTDSVKNTIIDLVDNKFKDTKLFVLDFEASAFIDYSGIQMLEELNDELKLRGIKIKAANMHGHLRDSIRKSRLEQEIVDSTICLSIEDCIEKWDTENKK
- a CDS encoding TetR/AcrR family transcriptional regulator, with the translated sequence MTRVVPDYKEIARSNILKASIKVFSKNGFHGATMNEIAKEVGVSKGTLYTYFQSKEDILNEIWILSSQNILDLKNTYKGRDFIDVLEELYVMMVESPGLQLSFEVTLISQQNEKIKKINQKSYKSKLESLKIFIQDHQENGSVRNDLDADLLAQILTGLYTDVAAQLLIGLDNEEVHEKWIKSIKAILKH
- a CDS encoding rubredoxin — translated: MRIRKRINSILPDDWRCPVCNSPKSVFVVLDEEKEELLN